The following proteins are co-located in the Spirosoma montaniterrae genome:
- a CDS encoding RNA polymerase sigma-70 factor, translated as MATSITTPDLIRHWLIRIAREQDAQAFRYLFDHFYQDAYRAAFYLLEDRETAEEAVSDVFVRIWNRRDELETVMHPRAYLLTAIRNQCLNQLRKNNPQHIALDDLTSDPDEVATPEQELIWADLQQHVNQFVATLPPRCQLIFRMVRDEQRSYRDVAESLLISPKTVEIQMGIALKRLSQFVRLPTSALSPTNR; from the coding sequence ATGGCAACAAGTATTACGACTCCAGACCTGATACGTCACTGGCTGATTCGGATAGCTCGCGAACAGGACGCGCAGGCATTTCGCTACTTGTTCGATCACTTCTATCAGGACGCCTACCGGGCTGCTTTTTATCTTCTGGAAGACCGTGAAACCGCCGAAGAAGCTGTGTCAGACGTGTTTGTGCGCATCTGGAATCGGCGCGATGAACTCGAAACCGTCATGCACCCCCGCGCCTACCTCCTAACGGCCATCCGAAATCAATGCCTGAATCAGCTTCGCAAAAACAATCCGCAACACATCGCCCTTGACGACTTGACGAGCGACCCCGATGAGGTGGCAACTCCCGAGCAGGAACTGATTTGGGCCGATTTACAGCAGCACGTCAATCAATTTGTAGCAACGTTGCCGCCCCGCTGCCAGTTGATTTTTCGGATGGTGCGCGACGAACAGCGTTCTTACCGCGACGTGGCCGAATCGTTATTGATTAGTCCGAAAACGGTTGAAATTCAGATGGGTATCGCGCTAAAGCGACTGAGCCAGTTTGTCCGATTGCCAACCTCGGCCCTGTCGCCTACAAATCGCTGA
- a CDS encoding S8 family peptidase, producing MNEEHIILRAPSVSTRDIFAGSGGGFSTLESAESIVAGLSVEVADLTTSDLADITRSPDVVAVAPGVPMKLVEPFERMDVPQPTAQSIAWGVQAVGADTSPFTGNGIVVAVLDTGIDAAHPAFAGVTIIQKDFTGEGDGDQDGHGTHCAGTIFGQTVNGTRIGVATGVRKALIGKVLGENGGGSAGIVNAVNWAVQNGANVISMSLGIDFPGLVKRLEGSGMPTELAVSKALEGYRANVQLFEKLAQLVRAGSGFFQPTLLIAAAGNESRRNVNPQFEIAVSPPAVSDGFISVAALGQSGTQFSVAPFSNTGAIVAGPGVNILSAKPGGGFASMSGTSMATPHVAGIAALWAEQLRANGVLSPGTLTARLIASGVTGNLVSGFDPFDVGTGMVRAPQ from the coding sequence ATGAACGAAGAACACATCATCCTCCGCGCTCCCTCCGTTTCTACCCGCGACATTTTCGCCGGGAGTGGTGGGGGCTTCTCGACGCTCGAAAGTGCCGAATCCATCGTTGCCGGTTTGTCGGTCGAAGTGGCCGACCTGACAACGAGCGACCTGGCCGACATTACGCGCAGCCCCGACGTGGTAGCCGTGGCACCGGGCGTACCCATGAAATTGGTAGAACCCTTTGAGCGGATGGACGTACCCCAGCCAACGGCGCAGTCGATTGCGTGGGGAGTTCAGGCCGTTGGTGCCGATACATCGCCGTTTACGGGTAACGGCATTGTTGTGGCCGTACTCGATACGGGCATCGATGCGGCTCATCCGGCTTTCGCGGGTGTAACGATCATCCAAAAAGATTTTACGGGCGAAGGCGATGGCGATCAGGATGGACACGGTACGCACTGCGCCGGTACAATTTTCGGACAAACGGTTAACGGCACCCGCATCGGTGTAGCCACGGGAGTTCGGAAGGCACTCATCGGCAAAGTATTAGGTGAAAATGGCGGAGGAAGTGCCGGTATTGTGAATGCTGTGAACTGGGCTGTTCAGAACGGCGCGAACGTTATTTCTATGTCGCTGGGCATCGACTTTCCGGGGCTGGTGAAACGGCTGGAAGGGTCAGGTATGCCCACCGAACTGGCCGTATCGAAAGCACTGGAAGGCTACCGGGCCAACGTGCAGTTGTTCGAAAAGCTGGCGCAGTTGGTTCGGGCGGGCAGTGGATTTTTCCAGCCGACGCTGTTGATTGCAGCCGCTGGCAACGAAAGCCGAAGAAACGTGAACCCTCAATTTGAGATTGCCGTCAGTCCACCAGCCGTGTCGGATGGATTCATTTCCGTAGCTGCTCTGGGGCAAAGCGGCACGCAGTTTTCGGTCGCACCGTTTTCCAATACGGGTGCCATTGTGGCTGGGCCGGGCGTAAACATTCTATCGGCTAAACCCGGTGGTGGTTTTGCCAGCATGAGCGGCACGAGTATGGCAACACCCCACGTTGCCGGTATAGCGGCTCTGTGGGCCGAGCAACTCCGGGCCAACGGCGTTTTGTCGCCCGGCACACTTACAGCCCGCCTGATTGCATCGGGCGTAACAGGTAATCTGGTGTCGGGATTCGATCCGTTCGACGTTGGCACGGGCATGGTCCGCGCTCCGCAGTAA
- a CDS encoding FecR family protein: MTYDDPFWEQLARYFANEATDDERRLIDEWLAATEENRQLFRHLQQRWQQPVKPDLPESNAADVWERRIGPLITTDDVPTVRPLPVGGWLPGGWWRVAAAVAGLLLGGMLLYRLWLPAQPTLQVAQNALGTRSRITLPDGSRVWLNADSRLEFPKQFKGTMREVRLTGEAFFDVAHNPRQPFVIRLETASIRVLGTSFNVRAYPDDAAVKTTVVTGRVAFIPNKAPRQTARQPAQPDTLFLTPNQHVVQQTQTLQAVTEPVVAQHEAAWKDNRLVFEQTPMAEVARTLERWYGVSVTLERPDLARCPLTATFDGQSLPDVMNLLARTGRFQYTLTNQTLIIRGRGCTN; this comes from the coding sequence ATGACCTACGACGACCCATTCTGGGAACAACTGGCTCGTTACTTCGCCAACGAAGCCACCGACGACGAACGCCGACTTATTGACGAATGGCTGGCCGCTACCGAAGAAAACCGCCAGTTGTTCCGGCACCTTCAACAACGCTGGCAACAGCCCGTCAAACCCGATTTACCTGAATCGAACGCTGCCGACGTTTGGGAACGGCGGATTGGCCCGCTGATAACTACCGACGACGTGCCCACCGTTCGGCCTCTGCCTGTTGGTGGGTGGTTGCCGGGCGGCTGGTGGCGCGTGGCGGCTGCGGTGGCCGGGCTGCTGCTGGGTGGGATGCTGCTGTACCGGCTATGGCTACCCGCCCAGCCAACCCTACAGGTGGCGCAGAATGCGCTGGGTACGCGCTCCCGGATTACGCTCCCCGATGGAAGCCGCGTTTGGCTCAATGCCGATAGTCGGCTCGAATTTCCGAAACAATTTAAGGGGACGATGCGTGAGGTTCGGTTAACGGGCGAAGCTTTCTTCGATGTCGCCCACAACCCGCGCCAGCCGTTTGTGATTCGACTCGAAACGGCCAGCATTCGCGTGTTAGGTACATCGTTCAATGTGCGGGCCTATCCGGACGATGCGGCTGTAAAAACAACCGTCGTAACGGGCCGGGTGGCGTTTATTCCAAACAAAGCACCCCGACAAACGGCCCGTCAGCCTGCACAGCCCGATACGCTCTTTCTGACACCCAACCAGCACGTAGTACAGCAAACGCAAACCTTGCAGGCCGTTACAGAACCGGTGGTGGCACAGCACGAAGCGGCCTGGAAAGATAATCGATTGGTATTTGAGCAAACGCCGATGGCCGAGGTTGCCCGGACGCTCGAACGCTGGTACGGTGTTTCGGTTACGCTCGAACGCCCCGACCTGGCCCGCTGCCCGCTTACGGCCACGTTCGACGGCCAGTCCCTGCCCGATGTTATGAACTTGTTAGCCCGCACGGGTCGCTTTCAGTACACCCTGACCAACCAAACGCTCATCATCCGGGGCCGGGGCTGTACGAACTGA